A region of Trachemys scripta elegans isolate TJP31775 chromosome 24, CAS_Tse_1.0, whole genome shotgun sequence DNA encodes the following proteins:
- the LOC117869831 gene encoding LOW QUALITY PROTEIN: IgGFc-binding protein-like (The sequence of the model RefSeq protein was modified relative to this genomic sequence to represent the inferred CDS: inserted 1 base in 1 codon), translated as MTGPAASLEHPKHPDPCSGVQCRRGHQCIDKNGEPDCIPDFRTCNSVYCKEGTTCNIVHGWPRCVPSPPSCHHIKCKKGTVCKLQNGWPSCVPVPSCQNTHCKDGTFCQMADSGPTCIPVPSCQNTHCKEGTVCNIIDGWPKCVPVPSCQKTHCKEGTMCQVIDGWPKCIXCADLXVIDGWPKCVPVPSCQNTHCKKGTMCQIIDGWPKCIPVPSCQNTHCKKGTVCQVVDGWPKCIPVPSCQNMHCKKGTVCKDIDGWPKCVPVPSCHNTHCKKGTVCKDTDGWPKCVPVPSCQNTHCKKGTFCSIVDGSPRCVPVPSCQNTQCKKGTVCKDTDGWPRCVPVPSCQNTHCEKGTFCSIVDGSPRCVPVPSCQNTQCKKGTVCKDTDGWPRCVPVPSCQNTHCEKGTFCSIVDGSPRCVPVPSCQNTQCKKGTVCKDTDGWPRCVPVPSCQNTHCEKGTFCSIVDGSPRCVPVPSCQNTQCKKGTVCKVEDGWPKCVSVPSCQNTHCKEGTLCREEGDWPKCVPVPSCQNTRCKEGTVCKLDDGWPKCVHIPPSCKEIQCKEGTACKMVNGWPNCLPVPSCQNTHCKEGMVCEMLQGWPMCVSSPPSSCAAFLCQEGTMCEMGKDGPRCVPVPPSCLNFQCPPGTVCEIVHGWPSCVPVPSCHHFKCKQGTVCKLVNGQPECVHTPPACEGVHCKEGTVCKAIDGWPKCMRFFRAAPLSPPSCAETACKPGTVCQMVDGWPKCMPKKPSCDGIRCKPGTVCRMLDGWPKCVQKKPSCENIRCKPDTLCQMVDGWPQCVPRKPSCDGIRCKPGTVCRMVGGWPKCVPKKPSCDSVHCKPGTVCQMVDSWPLCVPKKLSCDSIRCKPGTVCHIVNGWPQCVPKKPSCETILCKPDTLCQMVDGWPQCVPRKPSCASIRCKPGTVCQMVNGWPKCVPKKPSCDGVYCKPGTLCQVVNGWPKCVPTHKSCDTVQCSKGMVCEVAGGWPQCVPASRSQPICWASGHPHYHTFDGHSYDFHGTCSYTVVKTCSHKPKLPAFHIIAKSQKRGNTRVSFVSQVTVKAYHYNITMVKYEYGLARVNGQRTRLPVSLHDGKLWLHQRGGQLVVEAEFGLKVYYDWNYYLVVKVTKAFLGRLCGLCGNYNGDPSDDFLTPSGHPAANALEFGKSWKVEDGDRQCRHACKGKCGGCSPELVRHYRGEAYCGLITKTAQNGPFRRCHALINPKAFLDDCVADLCTYDGYKQILCRALKTYADACQREGAVVKDWRKQAGCPLPCPENSQYQLCGSACPSTCNDFASLDKCRLPCMETCQCKQGYMLDGGQCIPKGRCGCIHKGRLYAPGEHFWGDKMCRQKCQCNLHSRKVTCQISRCQEGEECRVANGIRSCYPTRYGTCSALGESHYITFDGLHYDFRGTCVYLLAGLCHKNSILVKFQVLVQYQRKGSKNGSGTKVVEIQVYGVKLVIIHGKVRLNGLQINLPYNIDYDKISAYHRGWDIVVKTAFGLTVTFDGQNHIRVKVPATYGRSVCGLCGNFDGEDANDMTMSNLLPAPTPSDFGRSWKVRDIPGCMEMEKEDCMDIARVEKQHRKGKKECGLLLARDGPFKKCHNKVNPEGYFKDCIFDRCSHKDNQTVVCHILACYAAACQAAGIKVYEWRTNKFCRPPCPQNSHYEMCSSSCPATCRSLYVPTRCPSKCREGCVCDEGFVLSGEQCVPLSQCGCVHRGFYYKPGETFYPNGFCKQKCSCQAGGIVECHHFSCGPNEECRVVDGIQKCHPVVPRTGTCHAAGDPHYLTFDGFPFDFQGNCTYVLAKSCVRKGYLPSFAIHVKNERLGRSKAAVTNTVSIIVYRRTFTLVRNRNGIVLVDGISYYLPFQLESGLVRVYYHGANVVLHTKFGLHISFDLNYYLAITVPKSYRSQTCGLCGNYNGKPHDDLLRPNGHLARDLRDLGVSWRVKVPGAVCDHGCASLVCPACQESRKASYVHNNYCGIIRAPYGPFSACYSTLNPTVFFNNCVHDLCKAGGNRRLMCRSIHSYVTACQAAGVKIKPWRTKKFCPMNCPANSHYKLCANPCSSGCKGVANITKCPKICAEGCQCNKGYFRAGNECVSIRHCHCFRKGRYYKPGERVLTARCRQRCRCIPRGGVVCQSFQCPAGELCELSQGRWGCVRRDGNCTVTRGDVFTSYDGVSGKVPLDGTYEISSLIDTRAPSWFRVVVEFQTCKKCRAPRVTAITVYFHKLTILVNRNGRVLVNGRPVRLPARPSRIVSVSRAGNVVTVAQGSALRVLFSTSGDVTVRINGKLARKVQAACGNYNGNSADDLRLPDGTVLDNIGEVLSYWRFSENPQDDYD; from the exons ATGACTGGCCCAG CTGCTAGTCTCGAGCATCCCAAGCACCCAGATCCCTGCAGTGGGGTGCAGTGCCGAAGGGGGCACCAGTGCATCGACAAGAATGGAGAGCCAGATTGCATCCCTGACTTTCGAACCTGCAACTCAGTGTACTGCAAAGAAGGGACTACTTGCAATATTGTACACGGCTGGCCCAGGTGCGTCCCCAGCCCGCCGTCCTGCCATCACATCAAATGCAAAAAGGGGACTGTGTGCAAACTTCAGAATGGCTGGCCCAGCTGTGTCCCTGTGCCATCCTGCCAGAACACTCATTGCAAGGACGGGACCTTTTGCCAGATGGCAGACAGTGGGCCCACGTGCATCCCTGTACCATCCTGCCAGAACACCCATTGCAAGGAAGGGACAGTGTGCAATATCATAGATGGCTGGCCGAAGTGTGTCCCTGTGCCATCCTGCCAGAAGACCCACTGCAAGGAGGGGACCATGTGCCAGGTCATAGACGGCTGGCCCAAGTGCA CCTGTGCTGACCTGNAGGTCATAGATGGCTGGCCCAAGTGTGTCCCTGTGCCATCCTGCCAGAACACTCATTGCAAAAAGGGTACCATGTGCCAAATCATAGATGGCTGGCCCAAGTGCATCCCTGTGCCATCCTGTCAGAACACCCACTGCAAAAAGGGGACCGTGTGCCAGGTCGTAGATGGCTGGCCCAAGTGCATCCCTGTGCCATCCTGTCAGAACATGCATTGCAAAAAGGGCACCGTGTGCAAAGATATAGATGGCTGGCCCAAGTGTGTCCCTGTGCCGTCCTGCCATAACACCCATTGCAAAAAGGGCACAGTGTGCAAAGATACAGATGGCTGGCCCAAGTGTGTCCCTGTGCCATCCTGCCAGAACACCCACTGCAAAAAGGGGACTTTTTGCAGCATAGTAGATGGCTCGCCTAGGTGTGTCCCTGTGCCGTCCTGCCAAAACACCCAGTGCAAAAAGGGCACAGTGTGCAAAGATACAGATGGCTGGCCCAGGTGTGTCCCTGTGCCATCGTGCCAGAACACCCACTGCGAAAAGGGGACTTTTTGCAGCATAGTAGATGGCTCGCCTAGGTGTGTCCCTGTGCCGTCCTGCCAAAACACCCAGTGCAAAAAGGGCACAGTGTGCAAAGATACAGATGGCTGGCCCAGGTGTGTCCCTGTGCCATCGTGCCAGAACACCCACTGCGAAAAGGGGACTTTTTGCAGCATAGTAGATGGCTCGCCTAGGTGTGTCCCTGTGCCGTCCTGCCAAAACACCCAGTGCAAAAAGGGCACAGTGTGCAAAGATACAGATGGCTGGCCCAGGTGTGTCCCTGTGCCATCGTGCCAGAACACCCACTGCGAAAAGGGGACTTTTTGCAGCATAGTAGATGGCTCGCCTAGGTGTGTCCCTGTGCCGTCCTGCCAGAACACACAGTGCAAAAAGGGGACTGTGTGCAAGGTTGAAGATGGTTGGCCAAAATGTGTCTCTGTACCATCCTGCCAGAATACCCATTGCAAAGAAGGGACCCTCTGCCGGGAGGAAGGTGACTGGCCCAAGTGTGTCCCTGTGCCATCCTGCCAGAACACCCGCTGCAAAGAGGGGACTGTGTGCAAGCTTGATGATGGTTGGCCCAAGTGTGTCCACATCCCACCATCCTGCAAAGAAATCCAGTGCAAAGAAGGAACAGCGTGCAAGATGGTAAACGGCTGGCCCAACTGCCTCCCTGTGCCGTCCTGTCAGAACACCCATTGTAAAGAGGGCATGGTATGTGAGATGCTTCAAGGCTGGCCCATGTGTGTCTCCTCCCCGCCTTCATCATGTGCTGCCTTTTTGTGCCAAGAAGGGACCATGTGCGAGATGGGGAAGGATGGCCCCAGGTGTGTTCCCGTGCCACCATCCTGCCTGAATTTCCAGTGCCCACCAGGGACTGTGTGCGAGATTGTTCATGGCTGGCCCAGTTGTGTCCCAGTGCCATCCTGCCACCACTTCAAGTGCAAACAGGGCACTGTGTGCAAACTGGTGAATGGCCAGCCAGAGTGTGTGCACACCCCACCAGCCTGTGAGGGAGTACATTGCAAGGAAGGGACTGTGTGTAAGGCCATCGATGGCTGGCCCAAGTGTATGCGATTTTTCAGAGCTGCCCCATTGTCTCCACCGTCTTGTGCTGAAACTGCCTGCAAACCGGGCACCGTGTGCCAGATGGTGGATGGCTGGCCCAAGTGCATGCCAAAGAAACCCTCCTGTGATGGCATCCGTTGCAAACCAGGTACCGTGTGCCGGATGCTGGATGGTTGGCCCAAGTGCGTGCAGAAGAAACCCTCCTGTGAGAACATCCGTTGCAAACCAGATACTTTGTGTCAGATGGTGGACGGTTGGCCCCAGTGTGTGCCAAGGAAACCCTCCTGTGATGGCATCCGTTGCAAACCAGGTACCGTGTGCCGGATGGTGGGCGGCTGGCCCAAGTGCGTGCCGAAGAAACCCTCCTGTGACAGTGTGCATTGCAAACCAGGCACCGTGTGCCAGATGGTGGACAGCTGGCCTCTGTGTGTGCCAAAGAAGCTCTCCTGCGACAGCATCCGTTGCAAACCAGGTACTGTGTGCCATATTGTGAACGGCTGGCCGCAGTGTGTGCCAAAGAAACCCTCCTGTGAAACCATCCTCTGCAAACCGGATACCTTGTGTCAGATGGTGGATGGTTGGCCCCAGTGTGTGCCAAGGAAACCCTCCTGTGCTAGCATCCGTTGCAAACCAGGTACCGTGTGCCAGATGGTGAATGGATGGCCCAAGTGCGTGCCAAAAAAACCCTCCTGTGATGGTGTGTATTGCAAACCAGGCACTTTGTGCCAGGTGGTGAACGGCTGGCCCAAGTGCGTGCCAACCCACAAGTCCTGCGACACTGTCCAGTGCAGCAAAGGGATGGTGTGCGAGGTGGCAGGTGGTTGGCCCCAGTGCGTCCCAGCATCGCGCTCCCAGCCCATCTGCTGGGCCTCAGGCCACCCCCACTACCACACCTTTGACGGGCACAGCTACGACTTCCATGGCACCTGCAGCTACACTGTGGTCAAGACCTGCAGCCATAAGCCCAAGCTCCCTGCCTTCCACATCATCGCCAAGAGCCAGAAGCGCGGCAACACACGGGTCTCCTTCGTCAGCCAGGTCACCGTCAAGGCCTACCACTACAACATCACCATGGTCAAGTACGAGTAtgggctcgccagg GTGAACGGCCAGCGGACCCGCCTGCCTGTCTCCCTGCACGACGGGAAGCTCTGGCTCCACCAACGGGGAGGCCAGCTGGTCGTGGAGGCTGAGTTTGGCCTGAAGGTCTACTACGACTGGAACTACTATCTGGTGGTCAAAGTCACCAAGGCCTTCCTGGGCCGGCTGTGTGGCCTGTGTGGCAACTACAATGGGGACCCCAGTGATGACTTCCTCACCCCCTCGGGGCACCCAGCTGCCAATGCCTTGGAGTTTGGCAAGAGCTGGAAGGTGGAGGATGGTGACAGACAGTGCCGGCATGCCTGCAAGGGGAAGTGTGGGGGCTGCTCACCGGAGTTGGTGAGGCACTACCGCGGAGAGGCCTACTGTGGTCTGATCACCAAGACAGCCCAAAATGGCCCCTTCCGGCGTTGCCATGCTTTGATCAACCCCAAAGCCTTCCTGGATGACTGCGTGGCCGACCTCTGCACCTACGATGGCTACAAGCAGATCCTGTGCCGGGCGCTCAAGACTTACGCGGACGCCTGCCAACGGGAGGGCGCAGTGGTGAAAGACTGGAGGAAGCAAGCCGGCTGCC ctctgccctgcccagagaaCAGCCAGTACCAGCTCTGTGGCTCTGCCTGCCCTTCCACGTGTAACGACTTTGCATCCCTGGACAAGTGCCGCTTGCCCTGCATGGAGACCTGCCAGTGCAAGCAGGGCTACATGCTGGACGGGGGTCAGTGCATCCCCAAGGGGCGCTGCGGCTGCATCCACAAGGGGCGTCTCTACGCCCCCGGAGAGCATTTCTGGGGGGATAAGATGTGCCGGCAGAAGTGCCAGTGCAACCTGCACAGCAGGAAGGTCACCTGCCAGATCTCCCGGTGCCAGGAGGGTGAGGAGTGCCGGGTGGCCAACGGCATCCGGAGCTGCTACCCCACCCGCTACGGAACCTGCTCCGCCCTGGGGGAGTCGCACTACATCACCTTCGACGGGCTGCACTACGACTTCCGCGGCACTTGTGTCTACCTCCTGGCTGGCTTGTGCCACAAGAACTCCATCCTGGTGAAGTTCCAGGTCCTGGTGCAGTACCAGAGGAAGGGCAGCAAGAATGGCTCTGGCACCAAGGTGGTAGAGATCCAGGTCTACGGAGTGAAGCTTGTCATTATCCACGGAAAGGTCCGG CTGAACGGCCTGCAGATCAACCTCCCCTACAATATTGACTATGACAAGATCTCTGCCTACCACCGGGGCTGGGACATAGTAGTGAAGACGGCCTTTGGCCTAACAGTGACCTTTGATGGCCAGAACCACATCCGGGTGAAGGTGCCAGCCACCTATGGCCGCTCAGTGTGTGGCCTGTGTGGCAATTTTGATGGGGAAGATGCCAATGACATGACCATGAGCAACCTGCTGCCGGCGCCCACCCCATCGGACTTTGGAAGGAGCTGGAAGGTCCGGGACATCCCAGGCTGCATGGAGATGGAGAAGGAAGACTGCATGGACATAGCGAGGGTGGAGAAGCAGCATAGAAAGGGCAAGAAAGAGTGcgggctcctcctggccagggaTGGCCCATTCAAGAAGTGCCACAACAAGGTGAACCCAGAGGGGTACTTCAAAGACTGCATCTTCGACCGCTGTTCCCACAAGGACAACCAGACTGTGGTCTGCCACATCCTCGCCTGCTACGCTGCAGCCTGCCAAGCAGCTGGTATCAAGGTCTATGAGTGGAGGACCAATAAATTCTGCC GGCCACCCTGCCCCCAGAACAGCCACTACGAGATGTGCTCCAGCAGCTGTCCAGCCACCTGCCGCAGTCTCTATGTCCCGACCCGCTGTCCCAGCAAGTGCCGGGAGGGCTGCGTGTGCGACGAAGGCTTTGTGCTGAGCGGTGAACAGTGCGTCCCCCTCTCCCAGTGCGGCTGCGTCCACCGGGGCTTCTACTACAAGCCAGGCGAGACCTTCTACCCCAACGGCTTCTGCAAGCAGAAGTGTTCATGCCAGGCCGGAGGGATCGTGGAATGCCACCATTTCTCCTGCGGCCCCAACGAGGAGTGCCGGGTAGTGGACGGCATACAGAAGTGCCACCCAGTGGTGCCCAGGACTGGCACATGCCATGCCGCTGGTGACCCCCACTACCTGACCTTCGACGGCTTCCCCTTCGATTTTCAAGGCAACTGCACCTACGTCCTTGCCAAGAGTTGTGTCCGAAAGGGCTACCTGCCTTCCTTTGCCATCCACGTGAAGAATGAACGGCTGGGCAGGAGCAAAGCTGCTGTCACCAACACTGTGTCCATCATCGTCTACAGACGCACATTCACATTAGTGCGGAACAGGAACGGCATTGTCCTG gtggATGGCATCTCCTACTACCTTCCCTTCCAGCTGGAGAGTGGCTTGGTGCGTGTTTACTACCATGGTGCCAATGTGGTGTTGCACACCAAATTTGGCCTGCACATCTCCTTTGACCTGAACTACTATTTGGCCATCACTGTGCCCAAGAGCTACCGTAGCCAGACCTGTGGCCTGTGTGGCAACTACAATGGCAAACCACACGACGATCTCCTGCGGCCCAACGGCCACCTGGCCCGAGACCTGCGGGACTTGGGTGTCTCCTGGAGGGTGAAAGTCCCCGGGGCGGTGTGTGACCACGGCTGTGCCAGCCTGGTCTGCCCCGCCTGCCAGGAGTCCCGGAAGGCAAGCTACGTCCACAACAACTACTGCGGCATCATCCGGGCACCCTATGGACCTTTCAGTGCCTGCTACTCCACCCTCAACCCCACCGTCTTCTTCAACAACTGTGTGCACGACTTGTGTAAAGCTGGGGGGAACCGGCGGCTGATGTGCAGGTCCATCCACAGCTACGTCACTGCCTGCCAGGCCGCTGGTGTCAAGATCAAGCCCTGGAGGACCAAGAAGTTCTGCC CCATGAactgcccagccaacagccattACAAACTCTGTGCCAACCCCTGCTCCAGTGGCTGCAAAGGAGTGGCCAACATCACCAAGTGCCCCAAGATCTGCGCTGAAGGGTGCCAGTGCAACAAAGGCTATTTCAGGGCCGGCAACGAATGCGTCTCCATTCGGCACTGCCACTGCTTCCGCAAGGGCAGGTATTACAAG CCAGGTGAGAGGGTGCTCACGGCACGGTGCCGGCAGCGGTGCAGGTGCATCCCAAGAGGTGGGGTGGTGTGCCAGTCATtccagtgcccagcaggggaacTCTGCGAGCTGAGCCAAGGCCGATGGGGCTGTGTGAGACGGGACGGGAACTGCACCGTCACCCGAGGCGACGTCTTCACCTCTTACGATGGGGTCTCAGGGAAGGTGCCCCTGGATGGCACCTATGAGATCTCCTCACTCATCGACACCAGGGCCCCCAGCTGGTTCCGGGTGGTGGTAGAGTTCCAGACCTGCAAAAAGTGCCGTGCACCCAGAGTCACGGCCATCACCGTCTACTTTCACAAGCTCACCATCCTGGTCAACCGCAACGGCAGAGTCTTG GTGAATGGGCGCCCTGTGCGGCTCCCGGCCAGGCCCTCCAGAATCGTGTCAGTGAGCCGGGCAGGGAATGTGGTGACCGTGGCCCAGGGCTCGGCACTGCGGGTTCTCTTCAGCACCAGTGGGGACGTGACCGTGAGAATTAATGGGAAGCTTGCCAGGAAGGTGCAAGCCGCCTGCGGGAACTACAACGGGAACAGTGCCGACGACCTGCGCCTGCCCGATGGGACAGTCCTGGACAACATCGGCGAGGTCCTCAGCTACTGGAGATTCTCCGAGAACCCCCAGGATG attacgACTGA
- the U2AF1L4 gene encoding splicing factor U2AF 26 kDa subunit: MAEYLASIFGTEKDKVNCSFYFKIGACRHGDRCSRLHNRHTFSQTIVLLNLYRNPQNTAQSADGSHCHVSDVEVQEHYDNFFEEVFMELEEKYGEIEEMNVCDNLGDHLVGNVYVKFRREEDAERAVGELNNRWFNGRAELSPVTDFRESCCRQYEMGECTRGGFCNFMHLRPISRQLRRQLYGRSQRGRGPSPSRSYDRPRGKKRQRSPDHRYGRF; the protein is encoded by the exons ATGGCTGAATACCTGGCCTCCATCTTCGGCACCGAGAAAGACaa GGTTAACTGCTCTTTTTACTTTAAGATCGGGGCTTGTCGGCACGGAGACAGGTGTTCCCGCCTCCACAACAGACACACCTTCAGCCAG ACCATCGTGCTGCTGAATCTGTATCGGAACCCCCAGAACACGGCCCAGTCGGCAGACGGCTCGCACT GTCATGTCAGCGATGTGGAAGTGCAGGAGCATTATGACAATTTCTTTGAG GAGGTCTTCATGGAACTGGAGGAGAAGTATGGGGAGATTGAGGAGATGAATGTTTGTGACAACCTTGGAGACCACCTGGTCGGCAACGTCTATGTCAAG TTCCGGCGGGAGGAGGACGCCGAGCGGGCCGTGGGGGAGCTGAACAATCGCTGGTTCAATGGCCGGGCCGAGCTGTCCCCAGTCACCGACTTCCGCGAGTCCTGCTGCCGTCAGTACGAGATGGG agAGTGCACACGCGGCGGGTTCTGCAACTTCATGCACCTGCGGCCCATATCCCGGCAGCTGCGCCGGCAGCTCTACGGGCGGAGCCAGCGCGGGCG GGGCCCATCCCCCTCGCGTTCCTACGACCGGCCCCGTGGCAAGAAACGCCAGCGCTCGCCCGACCATCGCTATGGACGCTTCTGA